The Sorangiineae bacterium MSr11367 genome window below encodes:
- the folP gene encoding dihydropteroate synthase has translation MNRARSLFAIIQRASTTRGTAVMGICNVTPDSFSDGGQSFDEEDARARVDVLLQEGADILDIGGESTRPGAAPVPASVQLARVLGVVRYAVEKAEAAGACVTIDTASPEVARACLDAGACAVNDVSCLRDDALADEIARADAAFILMHARGTQAEMRGFSDYRGAYDDVVKNVVDEWRAAAERAMARGVPHASLLMDPGLGFAKTAAQSADLLRCLPEMARAVEVPIVIGASRKSFLTKLTKGDPAPAERLGASIGAAVHASLLGAQVVRVHDVKATRQALEVVKALAALGGPDHA, from the coding sequence GTGAATCGGGCAAGGTCTCTCTTTGCAATTATCCAGCGTGCGTCGACGACCCGGGGCACGGCGGTCATGGGTATATGCAACGTCACACCCGATTCGTTCAGTGATGGTGGGCAGTCGTTCGACGAGGAAGACGCCCGCGCACGCGTCGACGTGCTCTTGCAGGAGGGGGCCGACATTCTGGACATTGGCGGGGAGTCGACCCGCCCCGGTGCCGCGCCCGTTCCAGCCAGCGTTCAGCTCGCCCGCGTCCTTGGCGTCGTTCGCTACGCCGTGGAAAAGGCCGAGGCGGCCGGCGCTTGCGTCACCATCGACACCGCGAGTCCCGAGGTTGCCCGCGCCTGCCTCGATGCGGGCGCATGCGCGGTGAACGACGTCTCCTGTTTGCGCGACGATGCGCTCGCCGACGAAATAGCCCGCGCCGATGCGGCGTTCATCCTGATGCATGCACGGGGCACGCAGGCCGAGATGCGCGGGTTCAGCGATTACCGCGGCGCGTACGATGACGTGGTGAAGAACGTCGTCGACGAATGGCGCGCGGCCGCCGAACGAGCCATGGCCCGCGGAGTTCCGCATGCTTCGCTGCTCATGGATCCGGGGCTCGGCTTCGCGAAGACCGCCGCCCAAAGTGCGGACCTGCTGCGCTGTCTTCCGGAGATGGCGCGTGCCGTGGAGGTTCCCATCGTCATTGGGGCGAGCCGCAAATCGTTTCTGACGAAATTGACGAAGGGTGATCCCGCACCTGCTGAACGCCTTGGAGCCTCCATCGGCGCCGCGGTTCACGCATCGTTGCTGGGCGCGCAGGTGGTGCGCGTGCACGACGTGAAGGCCACGCGGCAAGCGCTCGAGGTGGTGAAGGCGCTCGCTGCGTTGGGAGGTCCCGACCATGCTTGA
- a CDS encoding serine/threonine protein kinase, which produces MNHAEQASFISDRAEVLSHSRYEVVTKIAAGGMATVYLGRARGAKGFSRVVAIKRAHPHLLESAAFRGMLLAEARLASHIHHPNVAGVIDVEEFDDELLLVMDYVEGLALSDLSRGISRKNESVPLPIAFRIVLDAAAGLHAAHTTADELGQPLGIVHRDVSPQNILVGLDGTARVVDFGIAKATALTPQMTQIEGTTDGARKGKLGYMAPEYVSDSIVTPQADVFALGVILWELVCGRRLFRAGDAIRTLRAVLRGPIPVPSSVNPAAGEALDEVVLKALARNPKERYKTALEFAEALEAAARKDHDVASAARTGAWVEDLAHEALEKRRALFRETMSSLRMSSAFDTFCPRSALVATSGSAERPQGIEPTPAHGSRDLPSQRMRAHSQPEDGALCHTGSRSCAEVEFNSSRHLTPMPVRAARWSLARLVQLAAVASVFVVAGVGIHGELSVKPSHDTFDRIVRAERYLSSSTPAAPVTTTAAPAHAVPRLDRPDVHPPAPAAAPAPTPATEAAAHVEARPATEPSAAPAPQAPAPVAKESTSSGSSHRSSRNRLRKSDSSLSQQTTNLAKSLQANAENATELLNRAPPNPYTKRSP; this is translated from the coding sequence ATGAACCACGCGGAACAGGCCAGTTTCATATCCGATCGAGCGGAGGTTCTGAGCCATTCACGCTATGAAGTGGTCACGAAGATTGCCGCGGGTGGAATGGCGACCGTGTACCTGGGTCGCGCACGCGGGGCGAAGGGATTTTCCCGTGTCGTGGCCATCAAGCGTGCGCATCCGCACCTGCTAGAGAGCGCTGCATTTCGCGGCATGCTGCTCGCGGAAGCGCGCCTCGCCTCGCATATCCACCATCCCAACGTGGCAGGCGTGATCGACGTTGAAGAGTTCGACGACGAGCTGCTTCTGGTGATGGATTACGTGGAAGGGCTCGCCCTCTCCGATCTCTCGCGCGGCATCTCGCGCAAGAACGAGAGCGTTCCTCTTCCGATTGCCTTCCGTATCGTGCTCGACGCGGCGGCGGGGCTTCACGCCGCGCACACCACGGCCGACGAACTGGGGCAGCCGCTGGGCATCGTCCACCGTGACGTTTCGCCCCAGAACATCCTCGTCGGTCTCGACGGCACGGCTCGCGTGGTCGACTTCGGCATTGCCAAGGCCACGGCACTAACGCCACAGATGACGCAGATCGAGGGCACGACCGACGGCGCCCGCAAGGGCAAGCTCGGGTACATGGCCCCGGAGTACGTGAGCGACTCCATCGTCACGCCGCAAGCCGATGTGTTCGCGCTCGGCGTCATCCTCTGGGAGCTCGTTTGCGGCCGCCGTCTCTTCCGAGCCGGCGATGCCATCCGCACGTTGCGTGCGGTTCTGCGCGGCCCGATTCCGGTGCCGTCGTCGGTGAATCCTGCCGCGGGTGAAGCGCTCGACGAGGTCGTCCTCAAGGCGCTCGCGCGCAATCCGAAGGAGCGCTACAAGACGGCGCTCGAGTTTGCGGAAGCGCTCGAGGCAGCCGCCCGCAAAGACCACGACGTGGCGAGCGCCGCGCGCACGGGCGCATGGGTCGAGGACCTCGCGCACGAGGCACTGGAGAAGCGTCGCGCGCTCTTCCGCGAGACCATGAGCTCCTTGCGCATGTCGAGTGCGTTCGACACGTTCTGTCCGCGTTCGGCCCTGGTCGCGACCAGCGGGAGCGCCGAGCGACCGCAGGGCATCGAGCCGACGCCGGCCCACGGCAGCCGCGATCTTCCGTCGCAACGCATGCGTGCGCATTCGCAGCCGGAAGACGGAGCGCTGTGCCACACGGGCAGCCGCTCGTGCGCCGAGGTGGAGTTCAACTCCTCGCGGCACCTCACGCCGATGCCGGTGCGCGCCGCGCGCTGGTCACTCGCGCGGCTGGTACAACTTGCCGCCGTGGCCTCGGTATTCGTGGTTGCCGGCGTGGGCATCCACGGCGAGCTCTCGGTGAAGCCGAGCCACGACACGTTCGATCGCATCGTGCGTGCGGAGCGCTACCTCTCGTCATCCACGCCGGCTGCGCCGGTGACGACGACGGCAGCGCCTGCGCATGCAGTCCCGCGCCTGGATCGTCCCGACGTGCACCCGCCGGCCCCGGCCGCCGCACCCGCGCCCACGCCAGCCACTGAGGCAGCCGCGCACGTCGAGGCTCGCCCCGCCACTGAACCGTCGGCGGCGCCCGCGCCTCAGGCCCCCGCGCCGGTCGCGAAGGAGAGCACGTCGAGCGGCTCTTCGCATCGCTCATCGCGCAATAGATTGCGCAAGTCGGACAGCTCGCTCTCGCAGCAAACGACCAACCTTGCCAAGTCCCTGCAAGCCAACGCCGAAAACGCAACCGAACTGCTCAACCGCGCCCCGCCGAATCCGTACACCAAGCGATCGCCCTAG
- a CDS encoding GNAT family N-acetyltransferase yields MEVRPLREDDDRAAFRSGEPDLDRFLHKFAGQNQFKHYVGVTYVAVQDGAILGYATVSSGHIEIDELPAGVRKKLPQYPLPILRLARLAVDETARGQGLGQLLLRFVLKLSITMSSLSGCIGVVVDAKAGAIDFYKKYGFIPLDTLEGQSEARPQPTEMFLAMRAIKASSA; encoded by the coding sequence GTGGAAGTTAGGCCCCTGCGAGAGGACGACGACCGGGCGGCATTCCGCTCCGGCGAGCCGGATCTCGATCGCTTCCTTCACAAATTTGCTGGCCAGAATCAGTTCAAACACTACGTAGGGGTTACCTACGTCGCAGTCCAAGATGGGGCGATCCTAGGGTACGCCACGGTCTCTTCCGGTCACATCGAGATCGATGAGCTGCCCGCGGGCGTGCGAAAAAAGCTGCCGCAGTATCCCTTGCCCATATTGAGATTGGCGCGGCTAGCGGTGGACGAGACTGCGCGTGGCCAGGGTTTAGGCCAGCTGCTCCTCCGCTTCGTCCTCAAGCTCTCCATCACGATGAGCAGTCTCTCCGGCTGCATAGGCGTCGTGGTGGACGCAAAAGCCGGCGCCATCGATTTCTACAAGAAATATGGCTTCATTCCGCTCGACACGTTGGAGGGCCAGTCCGAAGCACGGCCCCAACCCACGGAGATGTTCCTGGCCATGCGCGCCATCAAGGCGAGCAGCGCCTAG
- a CDS encoding YbbR-like domain-containing protein, with product MALELGEKLKAAFTENLNLKFIAFVLALLLYSLFHGAQDAQRTMTVNLVALMPPESADRVLVSPMPPSVRLTLRGSRSALDDLHSDDIGYLQIDVHLGSERRVTLDPGMVHVPPSVRVEQIDPPAIDLVWEDRVTRDVPIQVSVVGTPAPGFVVKGVPQADPPTVRVRGPKSEVLVLQHVRADSFDVSGLTEGSFPRHLAIDRPTGRVLPDLATQSVLVTAEITREVVERPFVKIPVAVVGQAKGKSQPTEVDVRLVCPPEILRALRPEQVVPKATVHSTAASGSESVAIEVNVEGCEAHTTPSSVVVRW from the coding sequence ATGGCCCTCGAACTCGGCGAAAAGCTGAAGGCCGCCTTTACGGAGAACCTGAACCTCAAGTTCATCGCCTTCGTCCTGGCGCTGCTCTTGTACTCGCTGTTTCACGGCGCGCAGGACGCACAGCGGACCATGACGGTGAACCTGGTGGCGTTGATGCCGCCCGAGAGCGCCGACCGCGTCTTGGTGAGCCCCATGCCTCCGTCCGTGCGGCTCACGTTGCGTGGCTCGCGCTCCGCGTTGGACGATCTTCACTCCGACGACATCGGCTACCTGCAGATCGACGTCCACCTTGGCTCCGAGCGCCGCGTGACCTTGGATCCGGGGATGGTCCACGTGCCGCCGAGCGTGCGCGTGGAGCAGATCGATCCGCCCGCGATCGACCTCGTGTGGGAAGACCGGGTGACGCGCGATGTGCCGATTCAGGTCAGCGTGGTGGGGACGCCGGCACCAGGCTTCGTGGTGAAGGGTGTCCCGCAGGCCGATCCGCCCACGGTCCGCGTGCGCGGGCCGAAGAGCGAAGTGCTGGTGCTGCAGCACGTGCGTGCCGACTCCTTCGACGTGTCGGGTCTGACGGAAGGTAGTTTCCCTCGTCATCTGGCGATCGACCGGCCCACCGGCCGTGTGCTTCCGGATCTGGCGACGCAGAGCGTGTTGGTCACGGCGGAGATCACACGTGAGGTGGTCGAGCGACCCTTCGTGAAGATCCCCGTGGCCGTCGTGGGCCAGGCCAAGGGAAAGAGCCAGCCCACGGAGGTCGACGTCCGCCTCGTGTGCCCGCCGGAAATCCTCCGCGCGCTCCGCCCCGAGCAAGTGGTCCCCAAGGCCACGGTGCACTCCACCGCCGCCAGCGGCAGCGAATCCGTCGCCATCGAGGTCAACGTCGAAGGCTGCGAAGCCCACACCACGCCCAGCTCCGTCGTCGTCCGTTGGTAA
- the cdaA gene encoding diadenylate cyclase CdaA, whose amino-acid sequence MLEGLLHLFSMRPPREIMIDLLDLLVVTYVIYRALIVMRGTRAMQMGTGLAVIFVVYLVARWLNIVTLYNLLSSLLSSIILVVVVVFQNDIRRALMRVGARAFLGGISRQQESRVIDEVVAAATELARHRIGALICFEQDANLDEFVVGQGTLIDAQVQRELLVGIFLPESLNKLHDGSVVIRNLRVAKAGVFFPMPDTKVLDKSLGSRHRAALGITEETDAVVVVVSEERGTISFCFNGNIISNLDGASLRQALLGLFGQRARKKKTPPKKDKERQTGSYRFSLPPRSSKGDAPPASLQPQSDRVPPSSAERPPPARDSLDDIDPRPEPSPPRRLAPAKPIETPAPAPSSLQGTQVPNSGESDK is encoded by the coding sequence ATGCTTGAAGGCCTCCTCCACCTCTTCTCCATGCGGCCGCCGCGGGAGATCATGATCGACCTTCTCGATCTCCTGGTGGTCACCTACGTGATCTACCGCGCGCTCATCGTCATGCGTGGAACGCGGGCGATGCAGATGGGCACCGGCCTCGCGGTCATCTTCGTCGTCTACCTGGTGGCGCGCTGGCTGAACATCGTCACCCTGTACAACCTTCTCTCGTCGCTTCTGTCGTCGATCATCCTCGTCGTGGTGGTCGTCTTCCAGAACGACATCCGCCGCGCGCTCATGCGCGTCGGCGCGCGGGCCTTCCTCGGTGGCATTTCGCGGCAGCAGGAATCGCGGGTCATCGACGAGGTGGTCGCGGCCGCGACCGAGCTGGCCCGCCACCGTATCGGTGCGCTCATCTGCTTCGAGCAGGATGCGAACCTGGACGAATTCGTGGTGGGGCAGGGGACGCTCATCGACGCGCAGGTGCAGCGCGAGTTGCTCGTGGGCATCTTCCTCCCGGAAAGCTTGAACAAGCTGCACGACGGTTCGGTGGTCATCCGCAACCTGCGCGTGGCCAAGGCCGGCGTGTTCTTCCCGATGCCGGACACCAAGGTGCTCGACAAGTCGCTGGGCTCGCGGCACCGCGCGGCCCTCGGCATCACCGAGGAGACGGATGCCGTGGTGGTCGTCGTCTCCGAGGAGCGCGGGACGATCAGCTTCTGCTTCAACGGCAACATCATCTCCAACCTGGATGGTGCGTCCTTGCGCCAGGCGCTGCTCGGGCTCTTCGGTCAGCGCGCCCGCAAGAAGAAGACGCCGCCGAAGAAGGACAAGGAGCGGCAGACCGGTTCGTACCGCTTCTCGCTTCCGCCGCGCTCGAGCAAGGGCGATGCGCCGCCGGCCAGCCTTCAGCCGCAGAGCGATCGCGTTCCGCCGTCTTCGGCCGAGCGCCCGCCGCCGGCGCGTGATTCACTGGACGACATCGACCCTCGCCCCGAGCCTTCGCCCCCGCGCCGCCTCGCACCGGCCAAACCGATCGAGACGCCAGCGCCGGCGCCCAGCTCTCTTCAAGGCACGCAAGTCCCGAACTCGGGAGAATCCGACAAGTAG
- a CDS encoding acyl-CoA dehydrogenase family protein, with amino-acid sequence MIEQSFMKSLFHGVIADNLIVPYPEPLPAETNNLHIMLDSVRKYFAQNVDAQKIDREALVPDDVLQGIKDLGLFGLLIPNDYGGIGLSATAYARVMQEVSGLEGSLAVTLGAHQSIGMKGILLFGSEELKQKYLPRLATGECVAAFALTEPNAGSDAAAIQTRAELSDDGKYFTLNGSKIWISNGGFADLFTVFARTSPAEHGAKPRITAFVVERGMGVRTGPNEHKLGIRGSSTTEVYFEDVKVPIENVLGEVGRGFKVAMEVLNSGRLGVASGGIGLAKRLIKLSVERARERKAFGRPIGEFGLIKDKIAQMMAGTFALESMTYLTTGLIDSNVADYSVESAICKVYGSETLWKIVNEALQIAAGIGYMQDYSYERHLRDARINLIFEGTNEILRCFIALSGMQGPGRQLVEVARAMREPIKGFGLLSDFAIRKARTALGRERFTRAHPVLNREAVVFEEYTIELAKNVDKALRKFGKDIAEMQYTQKRVADMAIDLFAIAAVLSRTTRALEQRGEEGARREIDLTTVFVSAAEKRLADNVAAFEKNDDELRKAIADRAYNDGGYPFDII; translated from the coding sequence ATGATCGAGCAGTCGTTCATGAAGTCGCTGTTTCACGGCGTGATCGCGGACAACCTGATCGTGCCGTACCCGGAGCCTTTGCCGGCGGAGACGAACAACCTGCACATCATGCTCGACAGCGTGCGCAAATACTTCGCGCAGAACGTCGACGCGCAGAAGATCGATCGCGAAGCCTTGGTTCCCGACGATGTGCTGCAGGGCATCAAGGACCTGGGGCTCTTCGGGCTTTTGATCCCGAATGACTACGGAGGTATCGGGCTTTCGGCGACGGCGTATGCGCGTGTGATGCAGGAGGTGAGCGGCCTGGAAGGCTCGCTCGCGGTGACGTTGGGCGCGCACCAGTCGATCGGCATGAAGGGCATTTTGCTCTTCGGGAGCGAAGAGCTGAAGCAAAAGTACCTGCCGCGCCTGGCCACCGGCGAGTGCGTGGCCGCGTTCGCACTGACGGAGCCGAACGCGGGGAGCGATGCGGCGGCGATTCAAACGCGCGCGGAGCTCAGCGACGACGGCAAGTACTTCACCCTGAACGGGTCGAAGATCTGGATCTCCAACGGAGGCTTTGCGGATCTTTTTACCGTGTTCGCACGCACCTCACCGGCGGAGCACGGCGCCAAGCCGCGCATCACGGCCTTCGTGGTGGAACGCGGGATGGGCGTGCGCACGGGCCCCAACGAGCACAAGCTGGGCATCCGCGGTAGCTCGACGACCGAGGTGTACTTCGAGGACGTGAAGGTCCCCATCGAGAACGTGCTCGGCGAGGTGGGGCGCGGCTTCAAGGTCGCCATGGAGGTGCTCAACAGCGGCCGCCTGGGCGTGGCCAGCGGCGGCATCGGGTTGGCGAAGCGCCTCATCAAGCTCTCCGTGGAGCGCGCGCGCGAGCGCAAAGCCTTCGGCCGGCCCATCGGGGAGTTCGGGCTCATCAAGGACAAGATTGCCCAGATGATGGCGGGCACCTTCGCCCTCGAGAGCATGACGTACCTCACCACGGGTCTCATCGACTCCAACGTGGCCGACTACTCCGTGGAGAGCGCCATCTGCAAAGTGTACGGCTCGGAGACGCTCTGGAAAATCGTCAACGAGGCGCTGCAGATTGCCGCGGGCATCGGCTACATGCAGGACTACTCGTACGAGCGGCACCTGCGCGATGCGCGCATCAATTTGATCTTCGAGGGCACGAACGAGATTCTGCGCTGCTTCATCGCGCTGAGCGGGATGCAGGGTCCCGGGCGTCAGCTGGTGGAGGTGGCGCGGGCCATGCGCGAGCCCATCAAGGGATTCGGCCTGCTGAGCGATTTCGCCATTCGCAAGGCGCGCACCGCGCTGGGCCGCGAGCGCTTCACACGGGCGCACCCGGTGTTGAACCGCGAGGCCGTCGTCTTCGAGGAGTACACCATCGAGCTGGCGAAGAACGTCGACAAGGCGTTGCGCAAGTTCGGCAAGGACATCGCCGAGATGCAGTACACGCAGAAGCGGGTGGCCGACATGGCCATCGATCTGTTTGCCATCGCGGCCGTTCTCTCGCGCACCACGCGCGCGCTGGAGCAGCGCGGCGAGGAGGGGGCTCGCCGCGAGATCGACCTGACCACGGTGTTCGTCTCGGCCGCGGAAAAGCGCCTCGCCGACAATGTCGCCGCCTTCGAGAAGAACGACGACGAGCTGCGCAAGGCCATCGCCGACCGCGCGTACAACGACGGCGGCTACCCCTTCGACATCATTTGA
- a CDS encoding sigma 54-interacting transcriptional regulator, whose protein sequence is MAHDPSEEGLDSATSTLIHDLPDLKPLGAMLRIIEPAGQKPHRLASGKCIIGSAPTSDFVVTSPTVSRTHAELELVPDGVRVTDLGSRNGTHYLGQRIERAVLSLGSRIKVGAAEIAIDADTESLEEGAAYPDDEYRNIVGASYAMRRIFATLERLEGSLVTVLVEGESGVGKELIARALHEGSEVFAGPLVVVNCGAIPRDLVASELFGHRRGAFTGAVEARKGAFESADGGTLFLDEIGELPLDVQPMLLRALETGELRAVGADGTRRVRVRVVAATHRMLEEEVEAGRFREDLFYRLAVVRMRIPPLRERPEDIEPIARRLAEQAGQKSLPQTIIEQLKSRTFRGNVRELRNLVQAYAALGYLPGDKSAANEGALAAALAAYVDLDRPFLAQKEALVEDFTVVYLRALLARTQGNQSAAARISGLDRTYLGRLLARHGLGKR, encoded by the coding sequence ATGGCGCATGACCCCTCGGAAGAAGGCCTCGATTCAGCGACGTCGACGCTCATTCACGATCTGCCCGATCTGAAGCCGCTCGGCGCCATGTTGCGCATCATCGAGCCTGCGGGTCAGAAGCCGCATCGTCTCGCCTCGGGCAAGTGCATCATCGGCTCGGCGCCCACGTCCGACTTCGTCGTCACCTCGCCCACGGTCTCACGCACCCACGCCGAACTCGAGCTCGTACCCGACGGCGTGCGCGTGACGGATCTTGGTAGCCGCAACGGCACGCACTACCTCGGACAGCGCATCGAGCGCGCCGTGCTCTCGCTTGGTTCGCGCATCAAAGTCGGCGCTGCCGAAATCGCCATCGACGCCGACACCGAGTCGCTGGAAGAAGGGGCCGCCTACCCCGACGACGAGTACCGCAACATCGTCGGCGCCTCTTATGCGATGCGCCGCATCTTCGCGACCCTCGAGCGGCTGGAGGGTTCGCTGGTCACGGTCCTGGTCGAAGGCGAGTCAGGCGTAGGTAAGGAGCTCATCGCTCGCGCCCTTCACGAAGGATCGGAAGTGTTCGCTGGGCCGCTCGTGGTGGTCAATTGCGGTGCCATCCCGCGCGACTTGGTGGCAAGCGAGTTGTTCGGACATCGTCGCGGAGCGTTCACTGGTGCTGTAGAAGCGCGCAAGGGTGCGTTCGAAAGTGCGGACGGTGGCACCCTGTTCCTGGACGAGATTGGTGAGCTTCCGCTCGACGTGCAGCCCATGCTTCTGCGCGCCCTCGAAACGGGCGAGCTCCGCGCCGTCGGCGCCGATGGAACGCGGCGCGTGCGCGTGCGCGTGGTCGCCGCGACGCACCGCATGCTCGAAGAGGAAGTGGAAGCGGGTCGCTTCCGCGAAGACCTCTTCTATCGTCTCGCCGTCGTGCGTATGCGCATCCCACCGTTGCGCGAGCGTCCCGAGGACATCGAGCCGATTGCGCGCCGTTTGGCCGAGCAAGCAGGCCAGAAATCGCTTCCGCAAACGATCATCGAGCAACTGAAGTCGCGCACGTTCCGCGGCAACGTGCGCGAGCTGCGCAACTTGGTGCAAGCGTATGCGGCGCTCGGTTATTTGCCGGGCGACAAGAGCGCGGCGAACGAAGGCGCACTCGCGGCTGCGCTGGCTGCGTACGTCGACCTCGACCGTCCCTTCCTCGCACAAAAAGAGGCGCTGGTGGAAGACTTCACCGTCGTCTACTTGCGCGCGCTGCTGGCGCGTACGCAAGGCAACCAATCCGCTGCGGCTCGGATATCCGGATTGGATCGGACGTACCTCGGCAGGCTTCTCGCAAGACACGGATTGGGGAAGCGATAG
- a CDS encoding HDIG domain-containing protein — protein MSLGFAMIITLAQVGDALIPQLEPHFGAPTPTTIRVPYASFIQKAQSSLIAYEHTRVLIPRGTVLDESNDAHRIAYAFEMTRRPAQSMRTAAMFVIHLTLLLLASAYLRRFGPTRTRLLRTQLGLFGTMAGVFIVAKVFLVFTPLSEFWIPVATVPLWCTFAFERRTAFLINVMMTFMASSLLVFDLPFLAVLITRGLASSLLFLNRKHPRQMMLAGLGGGLIAGTMYGAIITVFEGQFAIGRQLYFGLDSPLLGIVGGGALAGLLAHFLRQFAVRALGSVGRDRLMDLTDLENPLLRKMAEEAPGSWEHARAMANLAEAAAAAIGADALLTRVGAYYHDLGKTIQPKYFVENLAAGERTPHDDLEPEVSADAIMAHVVQGAKLLRDGGIPEPVVEFAYTHHGTQVIEYFWHKCKQRGNPKNLTEEFFRYPGMKPQTKETAILMLVDSIEAASRTIQPPEKAKFEEMIQRIIFTKLKTGQLDEAGLTLEELKILIVKMADTLVAMYHGRIKYPWQEKDERRRSKGAIVAAAPVSQAPGVKPSPSGSGESGKGSSKPN, from the coding sequence ATGAGCCTCGGCTTCGCCATGATCATCACCTTGGCGCAGGTCGGCGACGCGCTGATTCCTCAGCTCGAGCCGCATTTTGGCGCGCCGACGCCCACGACGATCCGCGTTCCTTACGCCTCGTTCATTCAAAAGGCGCAGTCGTCGCTCATTGCGTACGAGCATACGCGGGTCCTCATCCCCCGCGGCACGGTGCTCGACGAGTCGAACGACGCGCACCGCATCGCCTACGCGTTCGAGATGACGCGCCGGCCCGCGCAATCGATGCGCACGGCCGCGATGTTCGTGATCCATTTGACCTTGCTGCTCTTGGCGTCGGCGTACCTTCGCCGGTTCGGACCGACACGCACGCGCCTCCTGCGCACGCAGCTCGGGCTTTTCGGGACGATGGCCGGCGTCTTCATCGTCGCCAAGGTGTTCCTCGTCTTTACACCGTTGAGCGAATTTTGGATTCCCGTCGCCACGGTTCCCCTGTGGTGCACCTTCGCCTTCGAGCGGCGCACGGCCTTCCTCATCAACGTGATGATGACCTTCATGGCCTCGTCCCTCTTGGTGTTCGACCTGCCATTTCTGGCGGTGCTCATCACGCGGGGGCTCGCCTCGAGCCTGCTCTTTCTGAACCGCAAGCACCCCCGGCAGATGATGCTCGCGGGGCTGGGCGGCGGTCTGATTGCCGGGACCATGTACGGGGCCATCATCACGGTGTTCGAGGGCCAATTCGCGATCGGGCGCCAGCTCTACTTCGGGCTCGATTCCCCGCTGCTCGGCATCGTGGGCGGCGGGGCCCTGGCCGGGCTGCTCGCGCATTTCCTGCGTCAGTTCGCCGTGCGTGCGCTGGGCAGCGTGGGACGCGATCGCTTGATGGACCTGACGGACCTCGAGAACCCGCTGCTGCGAAAAATGGCGGAGGAGGCGCCGGGGTCGTGGGAGCACGCACGCGCCATGGCCAATCTGGCGGAGGCCGCGGCGGCGGCCATCGGAGCGGATGCGCTCCTCACGCGAGTGGGCGCGTACTACCACGACCTCGGGAAGACGATTCAGCCGAAGTACTTCGTGGAGAACCTCGCCGCGGGTGAGCGCACACCGCACGACGATCTGGAACCCGAGGTGAGCGCGGACGCGATCATGGCGCACGTGGTTCAGGGAGCGAAGCTACTGCGCGACGGCGGCATCCCGGAGCCGGTCGTGGAGTTTGCCTACACGCACCACGGCACGCAGGTCATCGAGTACTTCTGGCACAAGTGCAAACAGCGCGGGAACCCGAAGAACCTGACGGAAGAGTTCTTTCGCTACCCGGGCATGAAGCCGCAAACGAAGGAGACGGCCATCCTGATGCTGGTCGACTCCATCGAGGCCGCGAGCCGCACGATCCAGCCCCCCGAGAAGGCGAAGTTCGAGGAGATGATCCAGCGCATCATCTTCACGAAGCTGAAGACGGGCCAGCTCGACGAGGCGGGCCTCACCTTGGAAGAGCTCAAGATCCTCATCGTGAAAATGGCCGACACCCTGGTGGCGATGTACCACGGCCGCATCAAGTATCCCTGGCAGGAGAAAGACGAACGCCGTCGGAGCAAAGGCGCCATCGTCGCCGCCGCCCCCGTTTCCCAAGCACCGGGCGTCAAGCCCTCCCCCAGCGGCAGCGGCGAATCGGGCAAGGGCTCGTCCAAACCGAACTAA
- a CDS encoding response regulator transcription factor, with protein sequence MMTSREGFLIVADDPVVAREVASLIKRFGPAHVVHNAPTAKEAIYRWMWNGMVVDEQLGNDSGMDLADLARVRDPSIPMAILTAVLEPAMVNRAARLGALFICKPCGPEELAPFVRQSLIREIGSPQVGPILMRISETYSLSPRESQILASVLAGVARDRFLIDQDMSPNTYKTHVKSLLRKTNFLNLSALTAFILRQAASER encoded by the coding sequence ATGATGACTTCTCGGGAGGGGTTTCTGATCGTCGCTGACGATCCCGTCGTGGCCAGGGAGGTCGCTTCGCTCATCAAGCGATTCGGTCCGGCGCACGTAGTGCACAACGCACCCACGGCGAAAGAAGCCATTTATCGCTGGATGTGGAACGGCATGGTCGTCGACGAGCAGCTCGGCAACGACTCGGGGATGGACCTGGCCGACCTCGCGCGCGTGCGCGATCCGTCCATCCCCATGGCGATCCTCACGGCGGTGCTCGAGCCGGCCATGGTCAATCGCGCGGCCCGGCTGGGTGCACTGTTCATTTGCAAGCCCTGCGGACCGGAGGAGCTGGCCCCCTTCGTGCGCCAATCGCTGATTCGCGAAATTGGCTCTCCGCAAGTGGGCCCCATCCTGATGCGTATTTCGGAGACCTATTCGCTTTCTCCTCGGGAGTCGCAAATCCTGGCCAGTGTGCTTGCCGGTGTTGCCCGAGACCGGTTCCTGATTGATCAGGACATGTCGCCGAATACGTATAAGACGCACGTAAAGTCCCTTCTGCGAAAGACGAACTTTCTCAACCTCAGCGCGCTCACCGCCTTCATCTTGCGGCAGGCTGCAAGCGAGCGATGA